In Molothrus aeneus isolate 106 chromosome 3, BPBGC_Maene_1.0, whole genome shotgun sequence, a single genomic region encodes these proteins:
- the LOC136554154 gene encoding gallinacin-10-like, which yields MKILYLLFAVFLLLFQATSGSADPLFADTVECRSAQGRFCRAGACPPTFTATGTCHGGMMNCCSK from the exons ATGAAGATCCTCTACCTGCTCTTCGctgtcttcctcctcctcttccaggcCACTTCAG GTTCTGCAGACCCTCTTTTTGCTGACACTGTCGAGTGCCGGAGCGCACAGGGAAGATTCTGCCGTGCTGGGGCGTGCCCACCCACCTTCACTGCCACGGGGACCTGCCACGGGGGCATGATGAACTGCTGCTCCAAGTAG